A genome region from Dolichospermum compactum NIES-806 includes the following:
- a CDS encoding M50 family metallopeptidase — translation MREPSKNSKPLFTQETPTEVEQMGLTWLVAAAIVTAIMWQIPIGNYILYPFSILATWFHEMGHGLMALMLGGQFQKLEIFGNGSGVAHYTLSNTWGYLGIGLVAAAGPMGPPIAGASLILASGSWKTTSLSLKILGGFLLLSTLIWVRSWFGFVAIPLLGLMILGIALKTPLWVQGFAIQFLGVQACVSTYHQLDYLFSYTAGPLGLSDTGQMQRYLFLPYWFWGLLMAIASLIILVQSLRVVYSTNQQ, via the coding sequence ATGAGAGAACCCAGTAAAAATTCTAAACCTTTATTTACTCAAGAAACACCAACAGAAGTAGAACAAATGGGGCTAACCTGGTTAGTAGCAGCGGCTATAGTCACAGCAATTATGTGGCAAATACCCATAGGTAATTATATTTTGTACCCATTTTCTATCTTAGCAACTTGGTTTCATGAAATGGGTCACGGTTTGATGGCTTTGATGTTGGGGGGACAATTTCAAAAACTAGAAATTTTTGGTAACGGTTCTGGCGTAGCTCATTATACTTTAAGTAACACCTGGGGATACCTTGGTATCGGCTTAGTAGCGGCTGCGGGGCCAATGGGTCCACCTATTGCCGGTGCCAGCTTAATTCTCGCTTCTGGGAGTTGGAAAACAACTTCTTTGAGTTTAAAAATTTTAGGTGGATTTTTACTGCTGTCTACATTAATTTGGGTGCGTTCTTGGTTTGGCTTTGTGGCTATTCCCCTGTTAGGTTTGATGATATTGGGAATTGCGTTAAAAACACCTCTTTGGGTACAAGGGTTTGCAATTCAATTTTTAGGTGTGCAGGCTTGTGTAAGTACCTATCACCAACTTGATTATTTATTTAGTTATACTGCAGGTCCATTAGGATTATCGGATACAGGACAAATGCAGCGATATTTGTTTTTACCTTATTGGTTTTGGGGGCTATTAATGGCGATCGCATCTCTCATCATTTTAGTCCAAAGTTTGCGCGTTGTCTATTCAACAAATCAGCAATAA
- the purT gene encoding formate-dependent phosphoribosylglycinamide formyltransferase yields the protein MIKKLKLPQKLMLLGSGELGKEFVIAAQRLGNYIIAVDRYADAPAMQVADCAEVISMLSADDLEAVVNKHQPDFIIPEIEAIRTEKLQEFEQRGITVIPTAAATNYTMNRDRIRELAHQELGIRTAKYGYAVTLEELITISEKIGFPNVVKPVMSSSGKGQSVVNDRSEVEKAWNYAISNSRGDSQKVIVEEFINFEIEITLLTIKQWDAPTIFCSPIGHRQERGDYQESWQPAAISEDKILASQEIAKKVTDALGGAGIFGVEFFITKDEVIFSELSPRPHDTGMVTLISQNLNEFELHLRAILGLPIPHIDQLGFSASAVILASEKSDFITFSGVAEALAEKDVDIKLFGKPTAHPYRRMGVALAKGGDIQEAREKATKAASQVKIN from the coding sequence ATGATTAAGAAGCTAAAACTACCCCAAAAATTAATGCTGCTTGGTTCAGGAGAACTGGGAAAAGAATTTGTCATTGCGGCTCAACGTTTAGGCAATTATATCATTGCTGTGGACAGATATGCCGATGCACCCGCCATGCAGGTAGCTGATTGTGCAGAAGTTATTTCTATGCTGAGTGCTGATGATTTAGAAGCAGTTGTAAATAAACATCAGCCCGATTTTATTATTCCCGAAATTGAAGCAATTAGAACCGAAAAATTACAGGAATTTGAACAAAGAGGAATTACAGTTATTCCCACAGCAGCGGCGACTAATTACACCATGAACCGTGACAGAATTAGAGAATTAGCACATCAAGAATTAGGAATTAGAACTGCTAAATATGGTTATGCTGTCACGTTAGAAGAGCTAATTACTATTTCTGAAAAAATTGGTTTTCCCAATGTTGTCAAACCTGTGATGTCATCTTCTGGAAAAGGTCAATCTGTAGTTAATGATAGAAGTGAAGTGGAAAAAGCTTGGAATTATGCTATTTCTAATTCTCGTGGTGATAGCCAAAAGGTAATTGTTGAAGAATTTATTAATTTTGAAATTGAAATTACTTTACTAACTATTAAACAATGGGACGCACCGACAATTTTCTGTTCTCCCATTGGTCACCGTCAAGAAAGAGGTGATTATCAAGAATCTTGGCAACCCGCAGCTATTTCTGAAGATAAAATTTTAGCATCTCAAGAAATTGCTAAAAAAGTTACTGATGCTTTAGGTGGTGCGGGAATTTTTGGGGTTGAATTTTTCATTACTAAAGATGAAGTCATTTTTTCAGAACTGTCTCCCAGACCCCATGATACAGGAATGGTGACATTAATTTCTCAAAATTTAAATGAATTTGAATTACATCTGCGAGCTATTTTAGGTTTACCAATTCCCCATATTGACCAGTTAGGATTTTCCGCAAGTGCAGTAATTTTAGCTTCGGAAAAATCTGATTTTATTACTTTTAGTGGTGTAGCTGAAGCTTTAGCCGAAAAAGATGTAGATATTAAGTTATTTGGTAAACCTACGGCTCATCCTTATCGTCGCATGGGGGTAGCTTTAGCAAAAGGTGGGGATATTCAAGAAGCTAGAGAAAAGGCGACAAAAGCAGCTAGTCAGGTGAAAATAAATTAA
- a CDS encoding type II toxin-antitoxin system RelE family toxin produces MTNLNENINYTVVISIDAGEFFESASAILQRKLDRCFDRLKINPRNHPNIKSLKGELSGYYRYRVGDYRVIYEVNDDLKMVTVVFIAHRSKVYE; encoded by the coding sequence TTGACCAACTTAAACGAAAATATTAATTATACTGTTGTTATTAGTATTGATGCAGGGGAGTTTTTTGAATCTGCTTCTGCCATCTTACAACGGAAGTTAGATAGATGTTTTGATCGTTTAAAAATTAATCCTCGTAATCATCCTAATATAAAATCTCTCAAAGGTGAGTTATCAGGTTATTATCGTTATCGAGTAGGTGACTATAGAGTTATTTATGAAGTTAATGATGATTTAAAAATGGTAACAGTTGTTTTTATTGCCCATAGAAGTAAAGTTTATGAATAG
- a CDS encoding serine/threonine-protein kinase, which produces MIIWQPGQQINNGRFIIQGKPLGSGGFGTTYKALEPSTGKLYAIKTLNQQMQLQEDFAEQQVKFINEALTIKGFDHEHILKVHEVIQAGELFGVVMEYIDGVTLFQYLRQKGQLTESEALLYIDQISQALEYIHAKGSLHRDIKPANILLRQNKQEAVLIDFGLTRSIATKSMTASLTEGYAPIEQYRRKGSFGPHTDVYALAATLYYLLTADRLNKKGEFSPVPAQNRKYDDEPLPAPRHYNSGISQRVNDAILAGMEIEPENRTPTVLKFRENLGLVVQPVPVQPVIIPSISTPQPQPRQQQNIPAPQLNNQEVQLKSSCGMDYRKLRDYLAQGKWKEADEETRRVMLAVAKREKEGWLDDKSIDNFPCEDLSIIDKLWVKYSDGKFGFSVQKRIYQGFGGTGKEHEIWKKFVDNVGWMGDGLVYDKEKAPKGHLPYTSRYSPEVTWIWAMKMVLGLRCSSLASRLVSCNI; this is translated from the coding sequence ATGATTATTTGGCAACCAGGGCAACAAATTAATAACGGTAGATTTATCATTCAAGGTAAACCCTTGGGTAGCGGTGGTTTTGGGACTACTTACAAAGCCTTAGAACCTAGCACGGGTAAATTATACGCCATTAAAACCCTCAATCAGCAAATGCAATTGCAAGAGGACTTTGCAGAACAACAGGTTAAGTTTATTAACGAAGCCTTGACAATTAAAGGTTTTGATCATGAGCATATTCTCAAAGTCCATGAAGTCATTCAAGCAGGTGAGCTTTTTGGCGTGGTAATGGAATATATTGATGGAGTAACTTTATTTCAATATCTTCGACAAAAGGGACAACTTACCGAAAGCGAAGCACTATTATATATAGATCAAATTAGTCAGGCTTTAGAGTATATTCACGCTAAAGGAAGTTTACACCGGGATATTAAACCTGCAAATATTCTTTTACGTCAAAATAAACAAGAAGCGGTTTTAATTGATTTTGGTTTAACTCGCAGTATTGCTACTAAAAGCATGACAGCTTCTTTAACGGAAGGTTATGCACCTATTGAACAATATCGTCGCAAAGGGAGTTTTGGACCCCATACCGATGTTTATGCTTTAGCCGCTACTTTATATTATCTGCTCACGGCTGATAGACTGAACAAAAAGGGTGAATTTAGTCCCGTACCCGCACAAAACCGGAAATATGATGATGAACCTTTACCAGCGCCAAGACATTATAATTCTGGCATTAGTCAGAGGGTGAATGATGCTATTTTAGCAGGGATGGAAATAGAACCGGAAAACCGGACTCCGACGGTTTTGAAGTTTCGGGAAAATTTGGGTTTGGTGGTTCAACCTGTACCAGTTCAACCTGTGATAATACCATCTATTTCTACACCTCAACCACAACCAAGACAACAGCAAAATATCCCCGCACCTCAATTGAATAACCAAGAGGTACAATTAAAATCATCCTGTGGAATGGACTACAGGAAACTGCGTGACTACCTCGCACAAGGGAAATGGAAAGAGGCAGACGAGGAAACAAGACGGGTAATGTTAGCAGTTGCGAAACGGGAAAAGGAAGGTTGGTTAGATGATAAAAGTATTGATAATTTTCCCTGTGAAGACCTGAGTATTATTGATAAGTTGTGGGTAAAATACAGTGATGGTAAGTTTGGTTTTTCTGTCCAGAAACGAATTTATCAAGGTTTTGGTGGAACGGGAAAAGAACACGAAATATGGAAGAAGTTTGTGGACAACGTAGGATGGATGGGAGACGGACTGGTTTACGACAAAGAGAAAGCACCAAAAGGCCACCTCCCCTATACTTCAAGATACTCACCAGAAGTTACTTGGATTTGGGCGATGAAGATGGTGCTAGGGCTGAGGTGCTCTTCCCTCGCGTCGAGACTTGTGAGTTGTAACATTTAA
- a CDS encoding type II toxin-antitoxin system MqsA family antitoxin has product MKCDICNSEGVHIRNITRTYGKGEELLIIENLPIISCPHCGESYMTAETLHKIEQIKLNRKNLAVARFIDVVSLSA; this is encoded by the coding sequence ATGAAATGCGACATTTGTAATAGCGAAGGTGTACATATCCGCAACATTACCAGAACTTATGGGAAAGGAGAAGAATTACTAATAATTGAAAATCTACCTATTATTAGTTGTCCTCATTGCGGTGAAAGTTACATGACAGCAGAAACATTACATAAAATTGAACAAATTAAACTCAACCGCAAAAATCTTGCAGTTGCACGTTTTATAGATGTTGTAAGTTTGAGTGCGTAG
- a CDS encoding DUF4258 domain-containing protein: MTLHAEEEMNDDNLTIYDIEQSILNGEIIERQKDRITAESKYRIRGVTTDGVEIEIITKLSLSGKLVIITVYTV; this comes from the coding sequence ATGACACTTCATGCAGAAGAAGAAATGAACGATGATAACTTAACAATATATGACATCGAACAAAGTATCCTGAATGGTGAAATTATAGAACGTCAAAAAGACAGAATTACCGCAGAATCAAAATATCGCATTAGAGGAGTAACCACCGATGGTGTAGAAATTGAAATTATCACTAAACTCAGTCTGAGCGGAAAATTAGTTATCATTACAGTATATACAGTTTAA
- a CDS encoding serine/threonine-protein kinase yields the protein MIIWQPEQQINNGRFIIQGKPLGSGGFGTTYKALEPSTGKLYAIKTLNQQMQLREDFAEQQVKFINEALTIKGFDHQHILKVHEVIQSGELFGVVMEYIDGVTLSQYIKQNGQLAESEALLYIDQIGQALEYIHAKGSLHRDIKPANILLRQNKQEAVLIDFGLTRSIATKSMTASLTEGYAPIEQYRRKGSFGPHTDVYALAATLYYLLTADGLNKEGEFSPVPAQNRKYDDEPLPAPQHYNSRISQRVNDAILAGMEIEPEKRTPTVLKFRENLGLVRTPPPNPLPASEEGELKSSCGMDYRKLRDYLAQGKWKEADEETRRVMLAVAKREKEGWLDVEDIDNFPCEDLRTIDQLWVKYSDGKFGFSVQKRIYQSLGGTREYDKEIWRQICNKVGWRKGGNWLYYKDITFDKKAPEGHLPSATFGWIFTQLGARKWVVGWWGLLSRRDL from the coding sequence ATGATTATTTGGCAACCAGAGCAACAAATTAATAACGGTAGATTTATCATTCAAGGTAAACCCTTGGGTAGCGGTGGTTTTGGTACTACTTATAAAGCCTTAGAACCCAGCACGGGTAAATTATACGCCATTAAAACCCTCAATCAGCAAATGCAATTGCGAGAGGACTTTGCAGAACAACAAGTTAAGTTTATTAACGAAGCCTTGACAATTAAAGGTTTTGATCATCAGCATATTCTCAAAGTCCATGAAGTCATTCAATCAGGTGAGCTTTTTGGCGTAGTGATGGAATATATTGATGGAGTAACTTTATCTCAATATATTAAACAAAATGGACAACTTGCCGAAAGCGAAGCACTATTATATATAGATCAAATTGGTCAGGCTTTAGAATATATTCACGCTAAAGGCAGTTTACACCGGGACATTAAACCTGCAAATATTCTCTTACGCCAAAATAAACAAGAAGCGGTTTTAATTGATTTTGGTTTAACTCGCAGTATTGCCACCAAAAGCATGACAGCTTCTTTAACGGAAGGTTATGCACCTATTGAACAATATCGTCGCAAAGGGAGTTTTGGACCCCATACCGATGTTTATGCTTTAGCCGCTACTTTATATTATCTGCTCACGGCTGATGGACTCAACAAAGAGGGTGAATTTAGTCCCGTACCCGCGCAAAACCGGAAATATGATGATGAACCTTTACCCGCACCTCAACATTATAATTCTCGCATTAGTCAGAGGGTGAATGATGCTATTTTAGCAGGGATGGAAATAGAACCGGAAAAGCGGACTCCGACGGTGTTGAAGTTTCGGGAAAATTTGGGTTTGGTAAGAACCCCACCCCCTAACCCCCTCCCCGCAAGCGAGGAGGGGGAACTAAAATCATCCTGTGGAATGGACTACAGGAAACTGCGTGACTACCTCGCACAAGGGAAATGGAAGGAAGCAGACGAGGAAACAAGACGGGTAATGTTAGCAGTTGCGAAACGGGAAAAGGAAGGTTGGTTAGATGTTGAAGATATTGATAATTTTCCCTGTGAAGACCTCCGCACAATTGACCAGTTGTGGGTAAAATACAGTGATGGTAAGTTTGGTTTTTCTGTGCAGAAACGAATTTATCAAAGTTTGGGTGGAACGAGAGAATATGATAAGGAAATATGGAGACAGATTTGTAACAAGGTAGGATGGAGAAAAGGAGGAAACTGGTTGTACTACAAAGATATTACTTTTGACAAGAAAGCACCAGAAGGCCACCTCCCCTCTGCAACCTTTGGGTGGATTTTTACACAGTTGGGTGCACGGAAGTGGGTAGTGGGTTGGTGGGGTCTTCTCTCGCGTCGAGACTTGTAG
- a CDS encoding Uma2 family endonuclease, translated as MLLELKRIHVPPGQRVILENVTWKELETIIEELGEHRAARIAYDRGRLEIMSPLPEHEDDKEIISDLVKALLEELNIEFRCLGSTTFKNQFMAQGIEPDQCFYIKNEAVIRGKKRLDLTIYPPPDLALEIDITSRTHLNIYQGLKVPEVWRFENGILRINILQDCVYVESKSSLNFPDLPLIEVIPQYLEKSRTIGRNATLKAFRSWVNS; from the coding sequence ATGTTGTTAGAATTAAAGCGCATTCATGTACCACCAGGACAAAGAGTTATATTAGAAAATGTGACTTGGAAAGAATTAGAAACAATTATTGAAGAATTGGGAGAACATCGTGCCGCGCGAATTGCTTATGATAGGGGAAGATTAGAAATTATGAGTCCTTTACCAGAACATGAAGACGATAAAGAAATTATTAGCGATTTAGTTAAGGCTTTACTAGAAGAATTAAATATTGAGTTTAGATGTCTTGGTTCTACGACCTTTAAAAATCAATTTATGGCACAGGGTATAGAACCTGACCAATGTTTTTATATTAAAAATGAAGCTGTAATTCGGGGTAAAAAAAGATTAGATTTAACAATTTACCCTCCTCCAGATTTAGCTTTGGAAATTGATATTACTTCCCGTACCCATTTGAACATATATCAAGGTTTAAAAGTTCCTGAAGTATGGCGGTTTGAAAACGGAATTTTGCGAATTAATATTTTACAAGATTGTGTTTATGTGGAATCGAAATCTAGTTTAAATTTTCCTGATTTACCTTTAATTGAAGTCATTCCTCAATATTTAGAAAAAAGTCGAACTATAGGAAGAAATGCAACATTAAAGGCTTTCAGAAGTTGGGTGAATAGTTGA
- a CDS encoding slr1306 family protein, which produces MKLQRPILVGGLGLSFSLWMLDSWHDSIVQVGEFGLLSALAVGGGLWLFNKNQPQLGEQLNDMFVNRADVDKAIAQTEVIINQLAQEAGNHPHLAILRENLAKLPLELNRKEITLAVTGGKSVGKSTVIEVLKTAPTIPGMSLNFAETAPLFSVAGENSDVVTLSEMQKSDFVLFLTNGDLTDSEFQVLQQLKAVKQPSLLVFNKQDQYQPDERATVFQSLKQRIGANVVATAAFPVPVKVRKHQEDGSFQEWMEKPTPDIQQLTQQLGEVVGQRGEQLVCNTTNRKVLLLKAEAKNCLNGVRRDQATPFIEKYQWIAAAAAFANPVPALDILATAAITAQMVIDLGNIYQQKISLEQAQQVAGTMGSLMLKLGLVELSTRAVTGILKTNVATFVAGGMVEGVSAAYLTRVAGLSLVEYFEQQEVALESGSALNLDKLRQVLQTVFQQNQKMAVLEAFVKQGVKRLLPEAKPVEVVA; this is translated from the coding sequence GTGAAGTTACAGCGACCAATATTAGTGGGAGGACTAGGACTATCGTTCTCCCTGTGGATGTTAGACAGTTGGCATGATTCAATAGTACAAGTGGGAGAATTCGGACTCTTGAGTGCTTTAGCTGTCGGTGGGGGTTTGTGGTTATTCAATAAAAATCAGCCCCAATTAGGTGAACAGTTAAATGATATGTTTGTAAATCGGGCGGATGTGGACAAGGCGATCGCTCAAACAGAAGTAATAATTAATCAACTGGCACAAGAGGCAGGCAATCATCCCCACCTAGCAATTCTCCGGGAAAACCTGGCTAAATTGCCCTTAGAATTGAACAGAAAGGAAATTACCCTGGCCGTTACTGGTGGTAAATCCGTAGGTAAAAGTACAGTTATTGAAGTTCTAAAAACTGCCCCAACTATTCCGGGAATGTCTTTAAATTTCGCGGAAACAGCGCCTTTATTTTCCGTAGCTGGTGAAAATTCTGATGTTGTTACTTTATCAGAAATGCAGAAATCTGATTTTGTCTTATTTCTGACAAACGGTGATTTAACAGATTCAGAATTTCAAGTTTTACAACAGCTAAAAGCCGTAAAACAACCGAGTTTGCTAGTTTTCAACAAACAAGATCAATATCAACCTGACGAACGCGCTACAGTTTTCCAATCATTGAAACAGCGCATTGGTGCAAATGTAGTTGCGACTGCGGCTTTTCCCGTACCTGTGAAAGTGCGAAAACATCAAGAAGATGGTTCTTTCCAAGAATGGATGGAAAAACCAACGCCAGATATCCAGCAGTTGACACAACAATTAGGGGAAGTTGTCGGACAGCGGGGAGAACAGTTAGTTTGTAATACCACAAATCGCAAAGTATTATTACTGAAAGCTGAAGCTAAAAATTGTTTAAATGGCGTGAGAAGAGATCAAGCTACACCCTTTATAGAAAAATATCAGTGGATCGCAGCGGCAGCAGCATTTGCTAACCCTGTACCTGCGTTAGATATTCTCGCAACTGCGGCGATTACTGCTCAAATGGTGATAGATTTAGGTAATATATATCAGCAGAAAATTTCCTTAGAACAAGCGCAACAAGTAGCCGGAACTATGGGAAGTTTGATGTTGAAATTAGGTTTAGTGGAACTTTCAACTAGGGCTGTAACGGGTATTCTAAAAACTAATGTTGCTACTTTTGTCGCTGGGGGAATGGTAGAAGGAGTTAGTGCGGCTTACCTAACCAGAGTAGCGGGATTAAGTTTAGTTGAATATTTTGAACAGCAAGAAGTTGCTTTAGAATCGGGAAGTGCTTTAAATCTCGACAAACTGCGTCAAGTTTTGCAAACTGTATTCCAGCAAAATCAAAAAATGGCTGTTTTGGAAGCTTTTGTCAAGCAAGGTGTAAAGCGGTTGTTACCAGAAGCAAAACCAGTAGAAGTTGTTGCTTAA
- a CDS encoding PstS family phosphate ABC transporter substrate-binding protein → MNNTAKKLVLTLGMLVLTTSCTTTSNSTDNIQQPTKATKVTNSTTDTIIKVDGSSTVYPITQAVVKAYQADPKNNSQVKVSISGTSGGFEKFCAGKTDISNASRPINQSEMVACKKNGISYMELPIAFDALTIAVNPQNNWAKDITVAELKKIWEPAAEGKITKWNQIRASWPDRPIKLYGAGDKSGTFDYFTEAIVGKSKASRKDYTASEDDEVLVAGINKDPDALGYFGYAYYEENKDKLKVLAVNNGKGAILPSPETVENAKYQPLSRPLFIYVNLWSSQNKTVVYKFADFYIKNAAKTASSVGYVPLSAEAYNLDYVHLYKGKVGTVFGGKAEFNLTLGQLLRKQKQF, encoded by the coding sequence GTGAATAACACAGCAAAAAAATTAGTCTTAACCCTGGGAATGTTAGTATTGACAACTAGTTGTACAACTACTTCCAATTCTACCGATAATATTCAGCAACCAACTAAAGCCACAAAAGTTACTAATTCTACCACTGACACAATTATCAAAGTAGATGGTTCTAGTACCGTATATCCCATTACCCAGGCTGTAGTCAAAGCATATCAAGCCGACCCCAAAAATAATAGTCAAGTAAAAGTCAGTATTTCCGGTACTAGCGGTGGGTTCGAGAAATTCTGTGCTGGTAAAACAGATATCAGTAATGCTTCTCGGCCAATTAACCAGTCAGAGATGGTAGCTTGTAAAAAAAATGGCATCAGCTATATGGAATTACCCATAGCCTTTGATGCCCTAACTATCGCTGTTAACCCGCAAAACAACTGGGCAAAAGATATCACAGTAGCCGAATTAAAAAAAATCTGGGAACCTGCGGCTGAGGGAAAAATTACAAAATGGAATCAAATCCGTGCTTCTTGGCCAGACCGTCCCATTAAATTATACGGTGCTGGTGATAAGTCTGGGACATTTGACTATTTTACCGAAGCAATTGTCGGCAAATCTAAAGCCAGTCGTAAAGATTACACAGCCAGCGAAGATGATGAAGTCTTAGTTGCAGGTATAAATAAAGATCCTGATGCCTTGGGTTATTTTGGTTATGCTTACTACGAAGAAAACAAAGATAAGTTAAAAGTCCTAGCAGTTAATAACGGAAAAGGCGCTATTTTACCATCACCAGAAACAGTAGAAAATGCCAAATATCAACCACTTTCTCGACCTTTGTTTATATATGTGAATCTGTGGTCTAGTCAAAACAAAACTGTAGTTTACAAGTTTGCAGATTTCTACATTAAAAACGCTGCAAAAACAGCTAGTTCCGTCGGGTATGTTCCTTTATCAGCGGAAGCTTACAACCTTGATTACGTTCATTTATACAAAGGCAAAGTTGGAACAGTATTTGGTGGTAAGGCGGAGTTTAACCTAACTCTTGGGCAATTATTACGCAAACAAAAGCAATTTTAG
- a CDS encoding ArsJ-associated glyceraldehyde-3-phosphate dehydrogenase, which yields MTIRVGINGFGRMGRLSVRAAWNWPEIEFVHINETKGGTEAAAHLLKFDSVHGRWTPEVGAVKNQVVIDGKSLSFTEYSQPGEVPWEDFGIDIVLECSGKFRTPATLDPYFKRGVQKVIVAAPVKQEALNIVMGVNDHLYQADKHHLLTAASCTTNCLAPVVKVIHEGLGIKHGVITTIHDNTNTQTIVDAPHKDLRRARATSMSLIPTSTGSATAIGLIYPELNGKLNGLAVRVPLLNASLTDCVFEVVRPTTIAEVNDLLKTASAQAPLIGILGYEERPLVSIDYKDDPRSAIIDALSTMVVNETQVKILAWYDNEWGYVNRMTELARKVALSLQK from the coding sequence ATGACAATTAGAGTAGGAATCAATGGATTTGGGCGCATGGGAAGGTTGTCCGTTCGTGCTGCTTGGAATTGGCCAGAAATAGAATTTGTCCACATTAACGAAACCAAAGGTGGAACAGAAGCCGCAGCACATTTACTCAAATTTGATTCTGTACATGGGCGTTGGACACCAGAAGTAGGAGCGGTCAAAAACCAAGTTGTTATTGATGGTAAATCTCTCAGTTTTACTGAATATTCTCAACCGGGTGAAGTTCCTTGGGAAGATTTTGGGATTGATATAGTTTTGGAATGTTCTGGTAAGTTTAGAACCCCCGCTACCCTTGACCCCTATTTTAAAAGAGGTGTGCAGAAGGTAATTGTTGCTGCACCTGTTAAACAAGAGGCTTTAAATATTGTCATGGGGGTAAATGATCACCTCTATCAAGCTGATAAACATCATTTATTAACAGCAGCTTCTTGTACTACTAATTGTTTAGCCCCAGTCGTAAAAGTAATTCATGAAGGTTTAGGAATTAAACATGGAGTAATTACCACAATTCACGACAATACTAATACTCAAACTATTGTAGATGCACCTCATAAAGATTTGCGTCGCGCTAGGGCTACAAGTATGTCATTAATTCCCACTAGCACAGGTTCAGCAACAGCGATTGGTTTAATTTATCCAGAATTGAATGGTAAGTTAAATGGTTTAGCAGTGCGTGTACCTTTGTTAAATGCTTCGCTTACAGATTGTGTATTTGAAGTTGTTCGCCCGACAACAATAGCCGAAGTTAATGATTTATTGAAAACTGCATCTGCACAAGCACCATTAATAGGAATTTTGGGTTATGAAGAACGTCCTTTAGTTTCTATTGATTATAAAGATGATCCTCGTTCTGCAATTATTGATGCCCTTTCGACAATGGTTGTCAATGAAACTCAGGTGAAGATATTGGCTTGGTATGACAATGAATGGGGTTATGTTAACCGCATGACTGAATTAGCGCGAAAGGTGGCTTTAAGTTTGCAGAAATAA